The following proteins come from a genomic window of Populus nigra chromosome 6, ddPopNigr1.1, whole genome shotgun sequence:
- the LOC133696289 gene encoding protein Iojap-related, mitochondrial-like, with protein MTLPGVEGQEGGQWIVINSGKLIVHVLDEEARADYDLESLWTSETSKEEPVRVKVVSEKMVLSWQKRVLLLRSSFLLL; from the exons ATGACCCTCCCCGGCGTAGAAGGGCAAGAGGGAGGACAGTGGATTGTCATTAACTCCG GTAAGTTGATAGTTCATGTTCTTGATGAGGAGGCTCGAGCAGACTACGATTTGGAAAGTCTTTGGACCTCAGAAACATCTAAAGAGGAGCCAGTTCGGGTAAAAG TTGTGTCTGAAAAAATGGTGCTTTCTTGGCAGAAGCGTGTGCTCTTATTGCGGTCTTCTTTTCTATTGCTTTAA
- the LOC133696784 gene encoding uncharacterized protein LOC133696784 isoform X2 — protein sequence MALCFSINATTLPEHHHGKVNYRSNKKCLGSVRNLVRTTGVASVASAPQESLQKGNWVKLICGASFEDVVDVRNLSLVYTLAGVDCIDCAADASIVNAVNEGIEAAREIVYLRKPWVMISVNDDEDLHFRKAEFDPEECPLDCSRPCETICPASAISLQQHQSTTELSHGTETLNGGVITERCYGCGRCFPVCPYDKIRMAMYTRDAAATAELLKRNDVDAIEIHTGGRQTAPFEGLWNDLGNSTGYLKLVAVSLPYAGDSTISSMNTIYTMMEPHLPCLNLWQLDGRPMSGDIGRGATRESIAFAACLAAVKDKPRGFFQLAGGTNAHTVEGLKKEGLFQTTLVAENSKDNRSMPTSLASSHALIGGIAYGGYARKIVGRVLSSMRSQHGLVHIEDYPEHLLQALANALDLVGTVKCYDPCT from the exons ATGGCTTTGTGCTTCTCCATTAATGCCACAACGTTACCTGAACATCATCATG ggaAAGTGAATTATAGGAGCAACAAAAAATGTCTTGGAAGTGTTAGAAATCTTGTAAGAACAACCGGGGTTGCTTCAGTTGCATCTGCTCCTCAAGAATCACTGCAAAAGGGCAACTGGGTCAAGCTTATCTGCGGTGCTAGCTTTGAG GATGTTGTCGATGTCAGGAATCTTTCTCTAGTTTACACTCTAGCTGGAG TTGACTGCATTGATTGCGCTGCCGATGCATCTATTGTGAATGCTGTAAACGAAGGAATTGAAGCAGCAAGGGAGATTGTTTACCTTCGAAAGCCTTGGGTAATGATTAGTGTTAATGATGATGAAGATCTTCACTTTCGTAAAGCTG AATTTGATCCAGAGGAGTGTCCATTGGACTGTTCAAGGCCCTGTGAAACCATTTGTCCTGCAAGTGCAATATCATTACAGCAACATCAATCAACAACAGAACTTTCCCATGGTACCGAAACACTCAAT GGCGGAGTGATAACTGAACGCTGTTATGGCTGTGGTCGTTGCTTTCCGGTTTGCCCATATGATAAAATAA GAATGGCTATGTACACAAGGGATGCTGCCGCTACTGCTGAACTTCTTAAAAGGAATGATGTAGATGCCATAGAGATACATACAGGTGGAAG GCAGACTGCCCCCTTTGAGGGACTCTGGAATGATTTGGGAAATTCAACTGGATACCTGAAACTAGTAGCA GTTAGCTTACCATATGCTGGAGATTCAACTATATCTTCAATGAACACCATCTACACAATGATGGAACCTCATCTTCCTTGCCTCAATTTATGGCAG TTGGATGGCCGTCCCATGAGTGGAGATATTGGCCGAGGTGCCACAAGGGAATCGATTGCATTCGCTGCTTGTTTGGCTGCTGTGAAAGATAAGCCTCGTG GTTTCTTTCAATTGGCCGGTGGCACAAATGCTCACACGGTTGAAGGGTTGAAAAAGGAAGGGCTTTTTCAAACAACACTAGTTGCCG agAATTCAAAGGATAACAGATCAATGCCTACTTCACTTGCTTCATCACATGCTTTAATAGGTGGCATAGCTTACGGGGGCTATGCACGCAAG ATTGTTGGAAGGGTCTTGAGTTCCATGCGATCACAGCATGGTCTTGTCCATATTGAGGATTATCCAGAGCATCTCTTGCAAGCACTTGCAAATGCCCTTGATTTGGTTGGAACAGTCAAATGTTATGATCCCTGCACGTAG
- the LOC133696784 gene encoding uncharacterized protein LOC133696784 isoform X1, producing MALCFSINATTLPEHHHGKVNYRSNKKCLGSVRNLVRTTGVASVASAPQESLQKGNWVKLICGASFEDVVDVRNLSLVYTLAGVDCIDCAADASIVNAVNEGIEAAREIVYLRKPWVMISVNDDEDLHFRKAEFDPEECPLDCSRPCETICPASAISLQQHQSTTELSHGTETLNVLKGGVITERCYGCGRCFPVCPYDKIRMAMYTRDAAATAELLKRNDVDAIEIHTGGRQTAPFEGLWNDLGNSTGYLKLVAVSLPYAGDSTISSMNTIYTMMEPHLPCLNLWQLDGRPMSGDIGRGATRESIAFAACLAAVKDKPRGFFQLAGGTNAHTVEGLKKEGLFQTTLVAENSKDNRSMPTSLASSHALIGGIAYGGYARKIVGRVLSSMRSQHGLVHIEDYPEHLLQALANALDLVGTVKCYDPCT from the exons ATGGCTTTGTGCTTCTCCATTAATGCCACAACGTTACCTGAACATCATCATG ggaAAGTGAATTATAGGAGCAACAAAAAATGTCTTGGAAGTGTTAGAAATCTTGTAAGAACAACCGGGGTTGCTTCAGTTGCATCTGCTCCTCAAGAATCACTGCAAAAGGGCAACTGGGTCAAGCTTATCTGCGGTGCTAGCTTTGAG GATGTTGTCGATGTCAGGAATCTTTCTCTAGTTTACACTCTAGCTGGAG TTGACTGCATTGATTGCGCTGCCGATGCATCTATTGTGAATGCTGTAAACGAAGGAATTGAAGCAGCAAGGGAGATTGTTTACCTTCGAAAGCCTTGGGTAATGATTAGTGTTAATGATGATGAAGATCTTCACTTTCGTAAAGCTG AATTTGATCCAGAGGAGTGTCCATTGGACTGTTCAAGGCCCTGTGAAACCATTTGTCCTGCAAGTGCAATATCATTACAGCAACATCAATCAACAACAGAACTTTCCCATGGTACCGAAACACTCAATGTATTAAAG GGCGGAGTGATAACTGAACGCTGTTATGGCTGTGGTCGTTGCTTTCCGGTTTGCCCATATGATAAAATAA GAATGGCTATGTACACAAGGGATGCTGCCGCTACTGCTGAACTTCTTAAAAGGAATGATGTAGATGCCATAGAGATACATACAGGTGGAAG GCAGACTGCCCCCTTTGAGGGACTCTGGAATGATTTGGGAAATTCAACTGGATACCTGAAACTAGTAGCA GTTAGCTTACCATATGCTGGAGATTCAACTATATCTTCAATGAACACCATCTACACAATGATGGAACCTCATCTTCCTTGCCTCAATTTATGGCAG TTGGATGGCCGTCCCATGAGTGGAGATATTGGCCGAGGTGCCACAAGGGAATCGATTGCATTCGCTGCTTGTTTGGCTGCTGTGAAAGATAAGCCTCGTG GTTTCTTTCAATTGGCCGGTGGCACAAATGCTCACACGGTTGAAGGGTTGAAAAAGGAAGGGCTTTTTCAAACAACACTAGTTGCCG agAATTCAAAGGATAACAGATCAATGCCTACTTCACTTGCTTCATCACATGCTTTAATAGGTGGCATAGCTTACGGGGGCTATGCACGCAAG ATTGTTGGAAGGGTCTTGAGTTCCATGCGATCACAGCATGGTCTTGTCCATATTGAGGATTATCCAGAGCATCTCTTGCAAGCACTTGCAAATGCCCTTGATTTGGTTGGAACAGTCAAATGTTATGATCCCTGCACGTAG
- the LOC133696288 gene encoding LEAF RUST 10 DISEASE-RESISTANCE LOCUS RECEPTOR-LIKE PROTEIN KINASE-like 1.2, producing the protein MASLARLPSILFLVFLYTSINGDSSDQSPITACPSFDCGGNGITISYPFWHQSQQFEHCGYPGFNISCSDQNPMIYLSNDLYPITNINHSSKSLTLHHTKIRRADCPKVPHDTITVNSTPSLFNYTLGNKMLHFFYNCTLYPPSLPHIACLQYGIKQSYVFLEGATPEFDWHRYCESVVSALVSDEAVYRDLVQGFGRALQGGFKLTWKQLDGACQSCEASGGLCGYNNGLHENFFCICTNRRHSTNCYDQGALTTVRPEPNYIYVAIGALIFGGSVIAATVFYFTQKKKVGSYKPV; encoded by the exons ATGGCCTCTCTAGCTCGTCTTCCTTCTATTCTCTTCCTTGTCTTCCTCTACACCTCCATCAATGGTGACTCTAGTGATCAATCACCAATCACAGCATGCCCTTCCTTTGACTGCGGTGGTAATGGCATCACAATTAGCTACCCCTTTTGGCACCAAAGTCAACAGTTTGAGCATTGTGGATACCCAGGCTTCAATATCTCTTGCAGTGACCAAAATCCAATGATCTATCTCTCCAATGATCTTTATCCTATTACAAACATCAACCACTCCAGTAAATCTCTTACCCTTCACCATACCAAAATAAGACGAGCAGATTGTCCAAAAGTACCCCATGATACTATCACAGTAAATAGCACTCCTTCACTGTTCAATTATACGCTAGGCAATAAAATGCTGCATTTCTTTTATAATTGCACACTGTATCCACCTTCACTTCCACATATAGCATGTTTACAGTATGGTATTAAGCAGTCATATGTGTTCTTGGAGGGAGCAACACCAGAATTTGATTGGCATAGATATTGCGAGTCAGTTGTGAGTGCCCTGGTGAGTGACGAGGCAGTTTATAGAGACTTGGTTCAGGGTTTTGGTCGGGCATTGCAAGGTGGTTTCAAGTTGACTTGGAAGCAACTTGATGGAGCATGTCAATCTTGTGAGGCTAGTGGTGGATTATGTGGTTATAACAATGGTCTACACGAGAATTTCTTTTGCATTTGTACCAACAGGAGGCATTCAACGAACTGTTATGACCAGG GTGCACTAACTACAGTTAGACCAGAACCTAATTACATATACGTTGCCATAG GTGCATTGATTTTTGGTGGTTCTGTTATTGCAGCAACTGTGTTTTACTTCACTCAGAAGAAGAAAGTTGGTTCATACAAACCAGTTTGA